Proteins encoded in a region of the Rutidosis leptorrhynchoides isolate AG116_Rl617_1_P2 chromosome 9, CSIRO_AGI_Rlap_v1, whole genome shotgun sequence genome:
- the LOC139865622 gene encoding protein WEAK CHLOROPLAST MOVEMENT UNDER BLUE LIGHT 1-like, with amino-acid sequence MDETKEHVEGSTTPGEAVTNSPNDEPTLGASIPLKDSSGVPETVQTSIDPNPSDIPIEKLSSTETKPDDKSSLSPVPSEESAEKHIDGSPSNSVSNVGTFGSPKTPSRHANGENGNRFLASAADSSPIESVGTPKNTDSKVGDIDTASPFESVKEAVTKFGGIVDWKAHKVQTTEKRKYIEQELQKTNEEIPLFKKKSEAAEEAKLQVLKELDSTKRLIEELKLNLERAQTEEHQAKQDSELVKLRVQEMEQGIADESSVAAKAQLEVAQARHAAAVSELVTVKNELENLRKEYAILVSEKDIAVKKAREAAIASKEVEKKVENLTIDLMMTKESLESTHAAHLEAEEHRIGAAMARDQDALNWERELKQAQEELDKANRQIESAKDQKSKLDTAQALLHDLKAELAVYLESKGTRDGNNDPDHMQSAKKNIEEVKQNITKATAEIDFLKMAADSLKTELEKEKTALAAIRQREGMAAVAVASLEAELNRTRSEIASIQAKEKEAREKMIDLPKQLQKSAEEADEAKSIANKAREELKKAKETVEQAKAGASTMASRLLAAQKEIEAAKASEKLAVAAIGALNGNDNVPETGVTLSLEEYYELSKKAHEAEEQSNTRVAEAILQIDVAKESESRSLSRLEQVTSELATRKQALDVALQKAEKAKEGKLGVEQDLRKWRAEHEQRRKSGVGPGPRESLDEVKSFNVRPASPSTQISRPVVRTVLPESESNTTESSPEVRGIKKKKRSFFPRIFMLLRRKKSESKMRG; translated from the exons ATGGATGAAACGAAAGAGCATGTAGAGGGTTCAACTACACCTGGTGAAGCTGTTACAAATTCACCTAATGATGAACCCACATTAGGTGCCTCGATACCATTAAAGGACAGTTCTGGTGTACCTGAAACCGTACAAACGTCCATTGACCCAAATCCATCTGATATTCCAATTGAAAAACTTTCAAGTACAGAAACAAAACCTGATGATAAATCATCTTTATCACCGGTTCCATCAGAAGAGTCTGCAGAAAAACACATTGATGGGTCACCGAGCAACTCCGTTAGCAATGTTGGTACTTTTGGAAGTCCAAAAACACCTTCGAGGCATGCAAATGGAGAAAATGGCAATCGCTTTTTGGCATCGGCTGCTGATTCTTCACCTATTGAGAGCGTTGGTACTCCTAAGAACACGGACTCAAAAGTAGGTGATATCGATACAGCTTCACCTTTTGAATCTGTCAAAGAAGCTGTTACCAAGTTTGGTGGTATTGTCGACTGGAAAGCCCATAAAGTTCAGACCACCGAG AAACGCAAGTATATTGAACAAGAACTTCAGAAAACAAACGAGGAGATTCCGTTGTTCAAGAAAAAGTCcgaggcagccgaagaagccaaacTGCAAGTATTAAAAGAGCTAGACAGCACTAAACGGCTCATCGAAGAACTAAAACTTAACCTAGAAAGAGCTCAAACCGAAGAACATCAAGCCAAACAAGACTCAGAACTTGTCAAATTAAGAGTACAAGAAATGGAGCAGGGAATTGCAGACGAGTCTAGTGTTGCAGCCAAGGCACAACTCGAGGTAGCCCAAGCTAGACATGCGGCTGCAGTTTCTGAGCTCGTAACCGTTAAAAACGAGCTCGAAAATCTCCGTAAAGAATATGCTATATTGGTGTCTGAAAAGGATATCGCTGTTAAAAAAGCTCGGGAAGCAGCAATCGCGTCAAAAGAAGTTGAGAAGAAGGTCGAAAACCTGACCATCGACCTTATGATGACAAAAGAATCGTTAGAGTCGACCCACGCGGCTCATTTGGAGGCTGAAGAACACAGGATTGGTGCAGCCATGGCTCGTGACCAAGATGCTTTGAATTGGGAACGAGAATTGAAACAAGCCCAAGAGGAACTTGATAAAGCTAACCGACAGATCGAGTCGGCTAAAGATCAGAAATCAAAACTCGATACCGCACAAGCTTTGCTTCACGACTTGAAAGCCGAGTTAGCTGTTTACTTAGAATCAAAGGGTACTCGAGACGGTAACAATGACCCTGATCACATGCAATCAGCCAAGAAGAATATCGAAGAAGTGAAGCAGAACATTACAAAAGCAACTGCGGAAATTGATTTTTTAAAAATGGCGGCGGATTCATTAAAAACGGAGCTCGAGAAAGAAAAAACCGCCCTTGCCGCCATTAGACAGCGAGAAGGGATGGCGGCAGTGGCGGTTGCTTCTCTTGAAGCGGAGCTAAACCGAACAAGATCCGAAATTGCTTCGATCCAAGCAAAAGAAAAGGAGGCCCGGGAAAAAATGATCGATCTCCCGAAACAACTACAAAAGTCAGCCGAAGAAGCTGACGAAGCAAAATCAATTGCTAACAAAGCTCGTGAAGAGCTAAAAAAAGCTAAAGAAACTGTAGAACAAGCGAAAGCTGGAGCAAGTACTATGGCAAGCAGACTACTTGCTGCTCAAAAGGAGATCGAAGCAGCAAAAGCGTCTGAAAAGTTAGCGGTTGCAGCTATTGGTGCACTTAACGGGAATGATAACGTACCCGAAACCGGAGTTACACTTTCGTTAGAGGAATATTACGAACTAAGTAAGAAAGCGCACGAAGCGGAAGAACAATCTAACACACGAGTGGCTGAAGCAATTTTGCAGATTGATGTAGCGAAAGAGTCTGAATCGAGAAGCTTGAGTAGACTCGAACAAGTGACGTCAGAATTGGCTACGAGAAAACAAGCTCTCGACGTTGCGTTGCAGAAAGCCGAAAAGGCAAAAGAAGGAAAACTGGGTGTTGAACAAGATCTTAGAAAATGGAGAGCTGAACACGAACAAAGGCGTAAATCTGGAGTTGGGCCGGGCCCAAGAGAGAGTTTGGACGAGGTGAAGAGTTTTAACGTGCGGCCCGCTAGCCCGTCGACCCAGATTTCTAGGCCCGTTGTAAGGACGGTTTTGCCGGAAAGCGAGAGTAACACGACTGAATCGTCCCCCGAGGTGAGGGGTATAAAGAAAAAGAAGCGGTCGTTTTTCCCTCGAATTTTTATGCTATTGAGAAGGAAGAAATCGGAGTCGAAAATGAGAGGTTAA
- the LOC139866474 gene encoding photosystem I chlorophyll a/b-binding protein 5, chloroplastic-like, with translation MYVSIVRSSHILSCSCSSSSFLKHSTNNNTYRTAHGTSSIDASPKWGRSELRLKTVVYAQQRPTWLPGLDPPSYLDGTLAGDFGFDPLGLGEDPESLKWYVQAELVHARFAMAGVAGILFTDLLRVTGISDLPVWYEAGATKFSFASTRTLFIVQLLLMGFAETKRYMDFTNPGSQAKEGSFFGLEAALEGLEPGYPGGPLLNPLGLAKDIKNAHEWKLKEIKNGRLAMVAMLGIFVQANVTHVGPIDNLVKHLSNPWHETIIQTLAGS, from the exons ATGTACGTTTCAATCGTACGAAGCTCCCACATATTATCCTGCTCATGTTCTTCATCTTCTTTCCTAAAACACAGCACAAACAATAATACATACAGAACAGCACATGGTACTTCTTCCATTGATGCATCTCCTAAATGGGGCAGAAGTGAACTGCGTTTGAAAACTGTCGTTTACGCTCAACAGCGACCCACATGGCTTCCTGGGCTTGATCCTCCATCTTATCTTGATGGAAC TCTTGCTGGAGATTTTGGGTTTGACCCACTTGGACTTGGTGAGGACCCCGAAAGCTTGAAGTGGTACGTGCAGGCAGAGCTCGTTCACGCTCGTTTTGCTATGGCTGGGGTTGCTGGGATTCTTTTTACCGAT TTGCTTCGTGTAACAGGAATAAGCGACCTACCAGTGTGGTATGAAGCAGGTGCCACCAAGTTTAGTTTCGCCAGCACTAGAACTTTGTTCATTGTTCAACTACTTTTGATGGG GTTTGCAGAGACTAAACGATACATGGATTTCACAAATCCTGGGTCTCAAGCAAAAGAGGGTTCTTTTTTCGGTTTGGAAGCTGCCCTTGAAGGTCTAGAACCCGG ATATCCTGGTGGACCGTTACTAAATCCTCTTGGTCTTGCTAAAGACATAAAAAATGCTCATGAATGGAAGCTCAAGGAGATAAAAAATG GTCGGCTTGCAATGGTGGCAATGCTTGGAATATTCGTGCAGGCTAACGTAACCCATGTGGGTCCCATTGACAACCTAGTTAAGCACCTATCGAACCCATGGCACGAAACCATCATTCAAACTCTTGCTGGTTCTTGA
- the LOC139866355 gene encoding protein CYPRO4 isoform X2, with protein MGAGESRQHDLEISDSESDEEQQYSDQEDDDNDYEDVKDHQSPIKTPTKTPSSVDEIDAKLKALKLKYQSKNQTLKNAVKLYVHVGGNTAQSKWAVCDKLTSFSFAKSTSAGEEDEDNEEDEEGDLYWFLKIGLKVKALVDQQLQLKPILDQLRIDFVSNGVYAIKFFSMEDYKGFIESYEKCLFENTYGFECNEENKAKVYGKDFVAWANPEAADDSMWEDAEDDFAKSPIFKTPVRSNHDLREEFEEAAKGGNIKSIALGALDNSFLVGDSGIQVVKNFSHGIHGKGVYVNFDESMKGHTESTPRKALLMKAETNMLLMSPMVKGKPHTNGLHQFDIETGKVVTEWKFAKDGTDITMRDVTNDSKGAQMDPSGSTFLGLDDNRLCRWDMRDRHGIVQNLADANGPVLNWTQGHQFSRGTNFQCFATTGDGSIVVGSIDGKIRLYSVSSMRQAKTAFPGLGSPITHVDVTYDGKWILGTTDTYLILICTLFTDKDGKSKTGFAGRMGNRQSAPRLLKLNPLDSHRAGMFNKFRGAQFSWVTEDGKQERHLVATVGKFSVIWNFQQVKDGSHECYRNQFAVSDSPEAPLVVATPLKVSSFSISSSRLSYA; from the exons ATGGGTGCAGGTGAAAGCAGACAACACGATCTAGAGATCTCTGACTCTGAATCCGACGAAGAACAACAATATTCCGATCAAGAAGACGATGATAACGATTACGAAGATGTCAAAGATCATCAATCACccatcaaaaccccaaccaaaacccCTTCATCTGTTGATGAAATTGATGCTAAATTGAAAGCCCTAAAACTCAAATACCAATCCAAAAACCAAACCCTAAAAAACGCCGTTAAGCTTTATGTTCATGTTGGTGGAAACACTGCTCAGTCCAAATGGGCGGTTTGCGATAAACTGACGTCATTTTCGTTCGCGAAATCGACATCGGccggtgaagaagatgaagataatgaagaggatgaagaaggGGATCTGTACTGGTTTTTGAAAATTGGGTTAAAAGTGAAAGCACTGGTTGATCAACAGCTTCAATTGAAGCCGATTCTGGATCAACTTCGTATTGATTTTGTCTCTAATGGTGTTTACGCTATCAAATTTTTTAGCATGGAAGATTACAAGGGATTTATTGAGAGTTATGAAAAGTGCTTATTTGAGAACACTTATGGATTTGAGTGTAATGAGGAGAACAAAGCTAAAGTATATGGTAAAGATTTTGTTGCTTGGGCTAATCCTGAAGCTGCTGATGATTCAATGTGGGAAGATGCTGAAGATGATTTTGCAAAAAGTCCAATTTTCAAAACACCAGTGAGATCGAATCATGATTTAAGGGAAGAATTCGAAGAAGCTGCGAAAGGTGGGAATATTAAAAGTATAGCTTTAGGTGCTTTGGATAACAGTTTTTTGGTGGGTGATTCGGGTATTCAAGTTGTTAAAAATTTTAGTCATGGTATTCATGGAAAAGGTGTTTATGTTAATTTTGATGAATCGATGAAAGGTCATACTGAGTCAACTCCCCGAAAAGCTTTATTAATGAAAGCTGAAACTAACATGTTGTTAATGAGTCCAATGGTTAAAGGGAAACCGCACACAAACGGGCTTCATCAGTTTGATATCGAGACAGGAAAAGTTGTTACTGAGTGGAAGTTTGCAAAAGATGGGACTGATATTACGATGAGGGATGTTACTAATGACAGTAAAGGTGCTCAAATGGATCCTTCCGGGTCAACCTTTTTGGGTTTGGATGATAATCGTTTGTGCAGGTGGGATATGCGTGATCGACATGGGATTGTTCAGAATCTTGCTGATGCAAACGGGCCCGTTTTGAACTGGACACAAGGGCATCAGTTTTCAAGAGGGACTAATTTTCAGTGTTTTGCGACTACTGGTGATGGGTCGATTGTTGTTGGTTCGATAGATGGGAAGATAAGGTTGTATTCGGTGAGTTCTATGAGACAAGCTAAGACTGCTTTTCCGGGGCTCGGGTCGCCCATTACCCATGTGGATGTTACTTATGATGGGAAATGGATTTTGGGCACAACTGATACTTATTTGATCCTTATTTGTACTCTGTTTACTGATAAAGATGGGAAGTCGAAAACGGGATTTGCTGGACGAATGGGAAATCGACAATCTGCTCCGAGGTTGTTAAAGCTGAATCCTCTTGATTCGCATAGGGCTGGCATGTTCAATAAGTTTCGTGGTGCTCAATTCTCTTGG GTGACTGAAGATGGGAAACAAGAGCGACATCTTGTAGCAACGGTTGGCAAATTCAGTGTGATATGGAACTTCCAACAGGTGAAAGATGGGTCCCACGAGTGCTACCGAAACCAG TTTGCAGTTAGTGATTCACCCGAGGCTCCACTGGTTGTTGCCACTCCATTGAAAGTTAGTTCTTTCAGCATATCGAGCAGCAGACTTTCATATGCTTAA
- the LOC139866355 gene encoding protein CYPRO4 isoform X1: MGAGESRQHDLEISDSESDEEQQYSDQEDDDNDYEDVKDHQSPIKTPTKTPSSVDEIDAKLKALKLKYQSKNQTLKNAVKLYVHVGGNTAQSKWAVCDKLTSFSFAKSTSAGEEDEDNEEDEEGDLYWFLKIGLKVKALVDQQLQLKPILDQLRIDFVSNGVYAIKFFSMEDYKGFIESYEKCLFENTYGFECNEENKAKVYGKDFVAWANPEAADDSMWEDAEDDFAKSPIFKTPVRSNHDLREEFEEAAKGGNIKSIALGALDNSFLVGDSGIQVVKNFSHGIHGKGVYVNFDESMKGHTESTPRKALLMKAETNMLLMSPMVKGKPHTNGLHQFDIETGKVVTEWKFAKDGTDITMRDVTNDSKGAQMDPSGSTFLGLDDNRLCRWDMRDRHGIVQNLADANGPVLNWTQGHQFSRGTNFQCFATTGDGSIVVGSIDGKIRLYSVSSMRQAKTAFPGLGSPITHVDVTYDGKWILGTTDTYLILICTLFTDKDGKSKTGFAGRMGNRQSAPRLLKLNPLDSHRAGMFNKFRGAQFSWVTEDGKQERHLVATVGKFSVIWNFQQVKDGSHECYRNQVGLKSCYCYKIVPKDDSIVDSRFMHEKFAVSDSPEAPLVVATPLKVSSFSISSSRLSYA; encoded by the exons ATGGGTGCAGGTGAAAGCAGACAACACGATCTAGAGATCTCTGACTCTGAATCCGACGAAGAACAACAATATTCCGATCAAGAAGACGATGATAACGATTACGAAGATGTCAAAGATCATCAATCACccatcaaaaccccaaccaaaacccCTTCATCTGTTGATGAAATTGATGCTAAATTGAAAGCCCTAAAACTCAAATACCAATCCAAAAACCAAACCCTAAAAAACGCCGTTAAGCTTTATGTTCATGTTGGTGGAAACACTGCTCAGTCCAAATGGGCGGTTTGCGATAAACTGACGTCATTTTCGTTCGCGAAATCGACATCGGccggtgaagaagatgaagataatgaagaggatgaagaaggGGATCTGTACTGGTTTTTGAAAATTGGGTTAAAAGTGAAAGCACTGGTTGATCAACAGCTTCAATTGAAGCCGATTCTGGATCAACTTCGTATTGATTTTGTCTCTAATGGTGTTTACGCTATCAAATTTTTTAGCATGGAAGATTACAAGGGATTTATTGAGAGTTATGAAAAGTGCTTATTTGAGAACACTTATGGATTTGAGTGTAATGAGGAGAACAAAGCTAAAGTATATGGTAAAGATTTTGTTGCTTGGGCTAATCCTGAAGCTGCTGATGATTCAATGTGGGAAGATGCTGAAGATGATTTTGCAAAAAGTCCAATTTTCAAAACACCAGTGAGATCGAATCATGATTTAAGGGAAGAATTCGAAGAAGCTGCGAAAGGTGGGAATATTAAAAGTATAGCTTTAGGTGCTTTGGATAACAGTTTTTTGGTGGGTGATTCGGGTATTCAAGTTGTTAAAAATTTTAGTCATGGTATTCATGGAAAAGGTGTTTATGTTAATTTTGATGAATCGATGAAAGGTCATACTGAGTCAACTCCCCGAAAAGCTTTATTAATGAAAGCTGAAACTAACATGTTGTTAATGAGTCCAATGGTTAAAGGGAAACCGCACACAAACGGGCTTCATCAGTTTGATATCGAGACAGGAAAAGTTGTTACTGAGTGGAAGTTTGCAAAAGATGGGACTGATATTACGATGAGGGATGTTACTAATGACAGTAAAGGTGCTCAAATGGATCCTTCCGGGTCAACCTTTTTGGGTTTGGATGATAATCGTTTGTGCAGGTGGGATATGCGTGATCGACATGGGATTGTTCAGAATCTTGCTGATGCAAACGGGCCCGTTTTGAACTGGACACAAGGGCATCAGTTTTCAAGAGGGACTAATTTTCAGTGTTTTGCGACTACTGGTGATGGGTCGATTGTTGTTGGTTCGATAGATGGGAAGATAAGGTTGTATTCGGTGAGTTCTATGAGACAAGCTAAGACTGCTTTTCCGGGGCTCGGGTCGCCCATTACCCATGTGGATGTTACTTATGATGGGAAATGGATTTTGGGCACAACTGATACTTATTTGATCCTTATTTGTACTCTGTTTACTGATAAAGATGGGAAGTCGAAAACGGGATTTGCTGGACGAATGGGAAATCGACAATCTGCTCCGAGGTTGTTAAAGCTGAATCCTCTTGATTCGCATAGGGCTGGCATGTTCAATAAGTTTCGTGGTGCTCAATTCTCTTGG GTGACTGAAGATGGGAAACAAGAGCGACATCTTGTAGCAACGGTTGGCAAATTCAGTGTGATATGGAACTTCCAACAGGTGAAAGATGGGTCCCACGAGTGCTACCGAAACCAGGTAGGTTTGAAGAGTTGTTACTGCTACAAGATTGTTCCAAAAGATGATTCGATTGTTGATAGTCGTTTTATGCACGAGAAGTTTGCAGTTAGTGATTCACCCGAGGCTCCACTGGTTGTTGCCACTCCATTGAAAGTTAGTTCTTTCAGCATATCGAGCAGCAGACTTTCATATGCTTAA
- the LOC139867359 gene encoding sterol carrier protein 2-like, with protein sequence MASDLKSAALMEQMKAHFSSDAGKALTKKIGLVYQINMAPKKLGFNEEIYVVDLKKGEVTKGPYEGGKPDATFSFTDEDFFKVATGKMNPQMAFMRGAMKVKGSLSAAQKFTPDIFPKPSKM encoded by the exons ATGGCTTCTGATCTGAAATCTGCGGCGTTGATGGAGCAGATGAAAGCTCACTTCTCCTCCGACGCCGGCAAAGCCCTTACCAAAAAAATCGGACTCGTTTATCAAATCAATATGGCCCCCAAG AAACTTGGATTCAACGAGGAGATTTATGTTGTCGATCTTAAAAAAGGAGAGGTTACCAAAG GTCCGTATGAAGGTGGTAAACCGGATGCTACGTTTTCATTCACTGATGAAGATTTCTTCAAGGTTGCCACTGGGAAAATGAACCCTCAAATGGCTTTCATGAG GGGTGCAATGAAGGTTAAAGGCAGTTTGAGTGCAGCCCAGAAATTCACACCTGACATCTTCCCAAAGCCTTCAAAGATGTAA